Below is a window of Mus caroli chromosome 2, CAROLI_EIJ_v1.1, whole genome shotgun sequence DNA.
CAGGTGTAGAGGTGGCCTTCAATTCGAaagcccaggaggcagagaggtacatggatctcaagttcaagaccagccatagctatatagtgagaccccatctcaaaacaacaacaaacatttaaaaaacaaaacaaaacaacaacaaccaagttgtcaggttggagagatggctcagtgtggttaagagcactgaNggctcttccagaggtcctgagttccattcccagcaactacatggtggctcacaactatctgtaacaggatgcaaagccctcttctggtgtgtctgaagacagtgacagtgtagtcacatacataaataaatctttaaaacaaaaacaaggtatCAAAGTAGgacttggaggccagcttggactataaagtgagttccagaacagccacaactacacagagaaaccatgccttagaaaatgaaaggaaggaaaaattagCATATTTTCCTATTTATAGCTGGACCAGAAAACTNtgaaaaggaaactgaaaatgTTAGCTATGTTTTGCTTTCTAAACATCAGATGCTACTTGAAAGTGGTGAGGTCTGTCAATGATGAACATAAGGTGGGTCTGTCCTCAGGTCAGGAGAACCTTGGGTGTCTCTGGGAGCCTCACCCACTTACTTTGCAGGCACATTTTAGCCTGAAGGAAGGAGCAGCTCTTCACACCTCACCCcacttttctttgagacagggaacttagagatccacctgcctctctctgtatcctgagtgctgggattagaggtgtgtgccgaCATCACTCAGCTTCCCACTTTATTCTTAACAGCCTAGATTCTCAACCCCAAAACACCCAACTTCTTGGAGGGAAAAACAGAATAGCTGGTGGGCAACTGGCATAAGTCCCAACAAAGATGTGAATCATCAAAGGACTGTCCTACACTGGGTAAAGAGATTTTTGAAATTCcactaaaacaatttttaaaaatcagagtatTCATTTGTCTTCTTCAATAATACAATTTAACTAGTTTGGGTAAGAGTCGCCAATCCTCTCTAGGATGTTTTTCATGCTGACCTCCAGAATGGTCACCTAACCACCAGGGACCCTAACCTAACTATATGCTAATTAACTTGTAACCCCTGCAGGTCACTCAAAAGGCTTACCATAAGACCAGAGAGACCTAACAGACATGGCTATCTCAGAATCAAGTTTATAATGTAAGTTTTAAGATGGTAGAATTAGGAGCTAACACTTTTCTTGCCAAAGACCTGGATTTCATTCTGAGCATCAACATCTCTAACTGCAGGTTCCAAGTGGATCCAAtaccttcatttctcttttgcaAGTATCTGCATGCATGAGATGCATGTGAACTCATGAAGGCAcacaaaaaaacttaaaagagtttaaaaaaaaagtaagaaaaagttttaaaacaattGGGATTTTAAAGATACAAGCAGATGAGGAGCAGAATTTTATCCCTAAGCCTATCACCAATCTCTGAGAGctagtatatttttaaagaaccgGAAAGtctcttgttttctgagatatcATTTATTTGTATGCGTGTGTTTTACCAGTACATATAGGTCTATGTACTGCATGAGTGTAGTGCCCTTGGAGGCTANAGAGGGTTTCAGATCTCGTGAGACANGAGTTACAGACAACTGCTgtcatatgggtactgggaatcaaacccaggtccttgggaATACCAGTCAAtcgttgaaccatctctccagccccacccactgCACTTTAATGGAACTCTTAAAAATtcagtatttaaaagaaaactgtgcATGAACACAAACAGCTAGCTACTAGACAAAAGTAGTACCCAAGTTTCATTCACTATCCTTGCTCTAATGGAGGCAGACATTGCACTAACAGCACTGTGCTAACACAGTGGTCCCAAGTGGTTTCATCTATAAATGCTCTAGGTATCTTCAGTTTGCATAAATGTACATATGATGatactagcaaaaaaaaaaaaatcactaacaaTTATTTCTAAGAACACATGCCACTTTTATGGAATGCCTGTCTATTATTTATACCCAAAAAGCTAAACCTACAGAATTTCACTGACTGGAAATAAATGCCATCTCTTTCTTAATGTTTTATCAGTACCTGTGATAAGGGTAACTTAATGGTACTAGCAACAGCATTACTACcttgctttctccacatctcctCCCTCAAAATGCTTAATTATTCATACAAGCAAGTTACCTAACTCGGGACAAAAAGATTAGAAGCCAATCTAACAAACAACttttcatgaaaagaaatgaCAATCTCAGCATGAATGCTCTTTAAGTAATAAAGGCTTCAGGAAAATGTCACTAGACCAACAGACTNTCCATTATACTCCAGCCTGCAGTGCAGGTCACCTGTGTAAGAGGTGCCTAAGAACAACTCACCTTACgcaccacctcctcttcctcctggcgCTTCTCATAATGAGAAAAGTCGTCAAAGATAGAGGTTGTGTGCTTATAGGAAGCAATAATCTTCAgcacttgttttgctttttctaaggGCACCTCCTGTGTATCACGGGAGTTTGTGACAGGTTTGTTGTCGTTATTCTCCAGTCTGATGTGCCGCAGCTGGTTGTTGGGCACATCCTTCACAAAAATCCACTTCACATCAAACTTTCCCTTCCACTTGTCCTGAGACCAGACCCCAGCACTGGTGCCGTAGTCCACAGGGGACTTCATCTCTGCCACCCCACAGAAATGTCCACTCCCATTGACACTGAAGAGGAGATAAACAGGCCCCTTGCTGCTCATGGAGCGGAAGGCGCCGTCCAGGCGCTTGTTGCCGTGTTCAGTACTACACCAGATGGAGTACTTGATGGAACGGTGGATGTCGTCCTCAGAATAGCTCTTGATGATGAACACCCGCCCACTCTTAAGATTCCAGTCGAACTCTTTAGGGTTATAGCTGTGGGCAGCTTTCAGTTTCTCCAGGACAGGGTGGGATTCTACACTTGGGGCAGAAGTAGGCTGGGCATTTCCAACAGAGTTACTGTCACTGTTGGCACCTCCACTCTGCCCAAATGCTGCATTTCTGTTTCGAGGAGCCACCCAGCGGGGTTGAAGTGGCTGCTGAGGGCTCTGATACTGTGGCTGGACCAAAGGTGGGGGCTGAACAGGGAGAGGCTGAGCTACCTGCTGGGGCTGTGGGGCAGCCTGGGGGGATGGTGTCTGCTGGGGGGCGGAGGCCTTTGGAGCAGGGCCCTTGTTATCCCAAGTACCAATGTCCATGTTATGCTTGATAGGGGGAGGAGGCAGTGCACCCCCCACTATCGGCCCACTCTTTGTTTTCATCTTAGGCTGTGGTTTTGCAGGCTTGCTAGCAATGGCTGCCCATGAAGTTGGTTTTGAAACTGGCATGTTTACATTTGTCCCACCATTGCCAGAAAGGACACCNGTCAGTGCCACACTGTTGACAACTGAACCCACCGTCTTAACTGCAGAGGTGGTAACATCCCCAATCTTCAGGCCAACCATGCCCTGCTCCAGACTGTTCATCCCAGGGGCCTTGTTGAGGGAATCACTGTGAAAACCTGTCTGCCCATCAACAACTGTGCCACCAAGGGAGCTAGGTGGGTAAGTGTAACTGCTCCCATAGGCTGAGCTCTGAGTCTGCTGCCCCTGAGAACCACTTGTCCCCCATGCTGAGAATGCAgggttttcaggaaaaaaattaaacctgtGCTGGTAAATGTTGTTCCCCAGACCCCCAGGCTGCCCAAAAACAGCATCATGCATGAAGTGATGGTCTCCATTACTAAGTTGTCCATAGGTAGTGAGATACGGGATGGGAGGGTCCCCTGCAGTGGACCATGGTGCCTCGCTGAGGGAGTAAGGAAATCCAATGGATGGTGGATAGTAGCTGGACAGGTAAGGATCACTCATCGAGGGGTAACTGTTACTCTGTGAAAATAAACAGGTGATGAATTAGACAACTGTCAGACAGCTCAGCATGCTGACCACCTCATACACAGGTGCAGAAACCAGCCTAATATAATATAGCACACGATTATTTCTTCCTAAATGACAGATATGTCCACCAATGTCAAAACAAAAGTCATTAATAACAAATGCAAACCAGACTGCTGTCTCAAAGCACAAAGCCTGCTTTGTAATGATCTGAACTCAGGTGAAATGACCCAGCCAAACCACCCTTCTGCTGTCACCATCTGAGGAATCCAACCCAGTCCTGCAGTAGGAATATTTACAACAANGATAGCACAGCAGAGCATGAGGACAGCCTTAACAATGCACTAAGATGGCTCTGACAGTCAATAAGACCAGCAGGCTCCAGCTCACTGACCTAACACACACCTAGGCACTGGTTTCAATGTCACTTTCAAGACTCTCCTACACAATATTCCTGATAGCTACCCCAGCTGGGTTTTTCTAGGGTCTGCTCTTCACATTTCATGGTCTCCTGGGCACACTTATGGGTGCTCAGAGTGGAGCACAGGCGCCTCTGCTGTGCCTTTACCAGTATCGAGTCCATGGAGTTCTTAACCCCTGCTGATACCAGAAGACCCACTTTAGTGAAGTCTTCCTAAGCCCCAACTCCACCCATAGCAGAAGCTTCTAAGAGGGGCAAAAAGGTAGGAGGGTGGAATGCTTCACCATCCTGACCTGGTAGCCTCACTACACCTCTAAGGAGTTTCCTAGCCTATAGGTATAGACTGCAGAGTTGGAAACTCTAGGAAACCATCCTTTGGAGAGACACTCAGCCAAGGTTTAGTGAGAAACAGGCACCGTGCTTTGGGCTCAATTTCAGTTTCTACCTCAACCAACAGGTCAGTTTTTATTAccttattatatttcttttcaatCTCTGAAAGGGAAGCCTCAGTGATGTAAGTGAAGAGACCTTCCTATAGCATGGCAATCTGTGCTTGGGGGTGGACATGTCCAGTGAAGGTAAGAAAGCTCCACTAGGTACCACACAATTTCAGAACTATCACTTAACATGAAGTAATTGCTTCCTTGTAATGAAAACTTTTAACATCTACAAACAGGTCACTATAAATATTCTataaacgaaacaaaacaaaaaaccaaccaaacaaaaaaacttggtATATCTTCTCTTGAAAAGATTTCAGTGATTCTGGCTCTTCCATTGCAGCCTCCTGTTATGAATCTCCTCCAAGCATCCTTCAAATGAGCCTGAGCAACAAGGCCAGGGGGAAGAAGAATCAATGAGGTCTGAGCAGAAGTCTTGCTCTGTGAGGGAAGTATACCTTCATGGATACAAAACAGAGGCCACAGTCCTTCCAAAGAAGACCAGTCCTCTTCCCTCTNCTTAGCTAACACTTTATGCATGAGAAATAGACAGATAGAAGGGAAGACCTAGTTGTGGTCTGTCATTCTAACCCACTGGCCACAAACCAACAAGCAGCAGTAAGGACTCAGAAAAGATACTCAGGTCACTCCGAcatttacctaggccttaactgAGATTGACTCAATTTAGGATTGTTAGGTAAGATTCATCACAACAACAACAGCTCTCAAAGCCCTCCTGAAATATTACCACCTGAAGAGCAGGCATAGAACGCAGGTCACACACAGAGCTATATAAACACCACACAATAGGTGGCCCCCATTATTCTCCAGCCAGTACTGGCCAAATGCTACCTGAACTTGTAGGTGCAAAGCACATACCTCCAACATCCTGCCCCAAATCCTAAAATTGTGTTTCTTTCAGATCCTAATACAAAGATTCCAGCTAACTTTCTCTACAAAAATCACCacaccagccgggcgtggtggcgcacgcctttaatcccagcacttgggaggcagaggcaggcggatttctgagttcgaggccagcctggtctacaaagtgagctccaggacagccagagctattaagagaaaccctgtctcaaaaaaccaaaaaaaaaaaaaaaaaaaaaaaaaaaaaaaaaaaaaaaaaaaaaaaaaaaaaaaaaaaaaatcaccacaccTCAAGACCAGGGTGTGATGCTTCAACTAAAAATGTACATGTAGAAACACACTTGTAGGACAGAGacaccaaagaagaaaagcattggCAATGCCTGCCTGCAAGATACAGCCTTGGGGAAACCTCANTGCTTCTCAGGAGTTGTAGAATGGAGATGGAGTAAGCAAAGATAAAATTAAACCCCATGGAAATCCCAGATTAAAAGGTCATTGTTTACTAAGATCTCCTGAAAAGTGCTGCAGGCATCCTCCAGAAATCCAAACACCTAGCCACACCCTCCCTTTGCTTCTGAACCAGCAGCCACACCTCTCCTAATTCTCTCCAACCCGGGAGGCCCACAGCACTGTCAAACTGTGCTTTAGGCCAACTCCAGTTTTTACCTCAACCCCACGGATACACCAATTTCTATTACCTCCCTATTTCCTTTCAGTTGCTGAAGTAGAAGCATCAAGCTACTTTGTAAAGCTATCTCAACCAGGCTATTTTATGCAGAAGAAACCTGTAGCAGCTGCTCCCACAACTCTGTAAGCCANGCTGACTGCCAGTCCATGATATACAACTTTTCTGGGAAGGAAGTGGTTCCCATCAGTCTGTAGTACATGGTGCCTATTCTGGTTGAGATGTGTAACTACTTAGCTCAAGTATGACCTGGAAATAAATACACTGGTGCTGCTGGTAAAGCATGCAGAACCTGTCCAAGCTATCCACCTCCCTCTGTATGGTCAGGCACAGGCTTGTGGATTTATGCTCACTTGTAAATAACCCAAGCAAACGGTCCCTTCTGGCTTGGTAGCTCCACAGTATCATCGAAGGTATAGTATGAAAGTGGTTTACCAGAGACACAGCTGAATAAACTGTTATGCAACCAAACTCAAAAGTTGCTCTTCACATATGAAACACACCTCTAAGTACAACACTTGGGTTCCCACAGCTCATCAGATGACTGGGTAGTACCATATTTAAGATTTCTAATCAAAGCTGGTGTACAAGACCACACAAGGAAGGCAAACACATCTTCCAGGCAAAGCCAGAGACCACTGACAGTTGAAAATACAACTTGGAGCTCTTAGGCCTCTTCCTGATCCTGATAACTAGAAAATCAGATAAACAAAGTAGAGACTccaaaaaattaaagagaatttaaataaatttaaataaccaTGTCGGCTGTTATCCCTACATCATTTGGAAACAGTAAAGAATAACAAAGCCATAAATCTGTTCTAGAATTAAgagtttttgttcatttattattaatCCAAGTTTAATCACATTGAATGACAAGGGGGATAGATTTTAAATGACTAGAATACTTCtacacttttttttctgagaaggaaaaaaCTCTGAGACTATTTGAACAATGAGGTGACTGAAACTGGAAGGAGATGCAGGACAGTCTCTTCCCAGCCCTACAGATCATCTCTGGACCATGCNGAGACACATGCTCTTCATCAAATCAAATCCATTATGTTTAAGAAAGCACTAAAAGCAAGGCTGGAGAAAGGTGAGCAAGTGTCTAGGACTCCTGGGACTGCTGTCAGTCATCACGCACACACTGGCTTCAGGAGGAAACGACAGACAAAGGAAATGTTAGAGAACCCTGACACCACGCTCACTCAGCCAGGCACTTTCCAGGTCTTTCCTCAGGGCTGATCCCTCTGAGACTGTGGTGTGAACCCCTTATCTGACTGATAAGCAGAGACAGCAGTTTCTGACAAGAATTTTTACATCTGTTTAAGCAAGGAgcatccttccctctcccctctgggAAGCTGTAGTGGTAGCAAATCCCTCCTTACTGGGTACCACCACTGGAACTTTTAAGGACATTTATAGATGTACATGTAACCACAAAAATCCAAGCCAGACACAGGCTGAATGGCCATNCACATAAGTGCTAATCCAAGCCTACTAGAACTGCATAGACATGGCAGTAACCCAAGTGTCAAGTTTCTCCCAGACATTCACAAACAACAGAGGCTGCGTATGCTCAAACAAGGCACAGCATTATTTAATTTAACTCTGGCTGCAGGCAAAAAACCCCACATAAACTCTGATAAAAACCTTTCGTGGTTGAGGAGGCTCAATTTTCAAGATAAGCTAAGAGCTCCCAAGGCCAGCAGTTCCTCACAAATGAGCAGAAGTACAACCTTCAGCGTGGCCCCGTGGAACATGAGTGGCAGTGTCCACCCAGCATCTTAAATAACCTTTAGGCACAAGGATATACTACAGAAAAGTAGGGGGGCAGAATGGCATTTTTGGCCCCATATGAAGAAACAAGCAACACTAAGAGAGCAGGCACCTGCTAAGTGACTGGAGACTCTACTGCTCCACACAGGTAAAGGCTGTTATGCTGGTCCTCAGCTGTTTCATGCCTAAGGGAAGGCCTGAAAGCCTCCTGTGCTGCTACTTTCTACGAACCTCCTAATAAAGCTGGGCATTTCTAGGAAATGTATTCTTAAGCAATATGCTGAAAGTACTTTACTAAAAAGTACATCTGAACATAGACATGAGGTGCCACTTTAAAGCTATGTACTAAGGGTGCTATCTTGAAGAACACTCCTTTTCACACTTTCCCCAAGACTTCAAGGACATGCAATTGACAGGAAGGGGGAAAATTGACTCTACTTTTAAGAAACACCTCCCAAGTATTCCATGAGTTcctattttataaaaacatttcaaacataGTAAAGTAACCCTTGTtccttgttttaatatttaatatataccaCGGCTATAAGAGAaccaggagccaggcagtggtggtgaaagcttttaattccagcactcaggaagcagaggtaggcagatctctgactctTGAGgcccagcttagtctacagaggaagttccaagacagccagggctacacagagaaatcctgtcttgaaaaaccaaataaaaaagaaaaccaggaaatatGCTATTCAAAAGAATAGTTTTGTTTAACNTCTTGTTCTTGTCATAGCCAATAGCCCATGACTAAAGCCAAGTcagttctgcaaccctatactgACTGCCCAGATATTCAGGGACAACCATGTAATCCTATAGGTTAAGGCTCCCTCAGACTCTTAGGCTTCTGATATCTCAATGTGGTGGGAAGAAACATGGAGGAAAGTTATATAAAATGCTCTAAGATGACCTAGAAGGTCAGatgagcaaaaaataaaaaatNNNNNNNNNNNNNNNNNNNNNNNNNNNNNNNNNNNNNNNNNNNNNNNNNNNNNNNNNNNNNNNNNNNNNNNNNNNNNNNNNNNNNNNNNNNNNNNNNNNNNNNNNNNNNNNNNNNNNNNNNNNNNNNNNNNNNNNNNNNNNNNNNNNNNNNNNNNNNNNNNNNNNNNNNNNNNNNNNNNNNNNNNNNNNNNNNNNNNNNNNNNNNNNNNNNNNNNNNNNNNNNNNNNNNNNNNNNNNNNNNNNNNNNNNNNNNNNNNNNNNNNNNNNNNNNNNNNNNNNNNNNNNNNNNNNNNNNNNNNNNNNNNNNNNNNNNNNtgtttattttgagataggtcttACTACTActtaaccctggctggccttgaattcctttgTCTCTACCCTTGAATactagaattaaaagtgtgtaccaccatgcccagattgcCTATGGNTTTTAAGCAGGGCAATTTTGTTACCAGGAAACACCTTGCAGACAATTTTCATGGTAGCTGCACAGGGAATCTAGTGGGTGGAAGCCAGGGTGTGCAGGGAACAGCCAAAAAATGCTTAGGCATAAAATGCCCATGGCCCCAGTAGGTTAGAGGAAAAAGACACGAAGGTAGGAGGGGCACCTTGGGGAAATGTGAGGCTGCTATGATCAACATACATTGCACATACACATGACATGCAAAAAGGACTCATTAAAACAATGTTTAATtgtctgggctggagaaatggctcagattttgagtacttgctgctcttgcagaggaccacagttcagttaccagcaccctATATGGCAACTGAACTGTGGTCTGCTGCAagaggcagttcacaaccacctgtaactctaattccagaggCTCTTACACCCTCTTCTAGACTCTGAGGTCacctgtgcatgtacacacacacttacacttaaaaaataaaagtactgactggggagatggctcagtttgatGTGATAGCCACTCAAGCTTTTGGAACAGAGTTTAGATCCCCTCAAACCCATGTAAATACCAGATGAGTGTGGTGGCTACTTGAAAAGACTGGAGAGTCCCGAAATAATTGAGACTTAGCCATACTGGCAAGCTCTGGGTCCAAGAGACCCTGCATCACTGAATAAAGCAGAAGGTGACAGAGGATCATTCCTGacatccccaccccactcacACACCTCCCTGGACACACAGacctatgcacatacatacacatgaaaacagaAGGGGCTCTACAGTTCCAAAGGTAAGAAATCCTGACCATAAGGTACTATTCTGTGCTTTACACATACCCTCTCTAATGCCAATCTCCCCAACAGTCCTGCGAGCAGGATTNTTTGATTCATACAAAAGGAAACTAAGATTCAAGGATGGCAAGTCTCCTGATGCAGGTAGGAGTCTGCTGCACTGTCCAGAACTTACCTACTCTCCTAGCTCCTCCAACCCTCCAGAGACAAAACAAAGATGGCACAAAGCTTCAGGGAACCATACAGTCctataacaccattaaaaaaaagcaCTCCATCCCCAGCCCACAAATGCTAAAAGTCTGCCTGTACCCAACCTCCATGAGATGCTGATCTACAGAGAAAACTATCTTTAACACACAGGCCCAGGCCCAGCAGGAAAACCTGCACGAAGCAAATCTTCAAGACCACTCTATCATTTCTAATACTTTCGAGACTGTCTCTTTGCTGTTTgggatagaaaaatagaaatattacaGTAAATGTGTTACAAGcaaagtatttaaataaaaaatatgctaATAAGATAAACTCACCGGATTGGACTGTCCAGAAAGGTAGGGCTCAAAGTCATTGTCATGAACTGCATCCTTCTGATGCAAAGAACCATTTTGTACTAGAACAAAAAGTTGCAANATATTACcttcaagctttaaaaaaatttacttttaagcATGAAAACCTTAGTAAAGTCTATTTTCATCAGTTTTTAGCAGATATGATCTTTCAAAATGGGCACACTCCCTATAGAGAGCTGATGTTTACATGACTAGTTAAATGGCATCGCACAActtttcttaatttccttttttttttaagtaaaaatataattataattcgGTCAGATGTCATTTTGTTGCAACCAGACTTGGAGCCAGTTTTgtgatcccccaccccccatccccgccCCAAGGTGGGGCCCGAACCCAGGGTTTCCCTATTCCAATCCAATACTCTACTCCAGGCAAATAGCGGACACATGCTTTAAGAGCCCAGTTATGCAGAGATCTGAGGGCAGGATGCTCAGCTGGAAAGGGCTGTAACCTAAGCTTACTATCATCTGATTCTCCACTTACTTTCCACTGTTACAGTGCACagccaggaaaggaaaggaaaggaatggtAAATAAAGTGTTGGGCCTTTTCCAATCTTAAAACACGATGAGCCATATTTGGTTACACCCAAGTAACAACAACATGCACTGGTTAAAAACAGTCTTCCCAGGATTTAGTGTCACTCTGGAGTTCTCATAAGAGTTTTGGAAGTTTANTACAAGCCAGAATATCACAGGAGATAACAATAAACTTACAATGACTATAGCTAAGGGTGGAGAGCAGGGCCTCCGGATCCACAGCTAGCTGGCTGACTCTCCTCAAGAGCCATCCACTACCTAGCAACAGAGGACCAGTCAGTCACTCAGACCTCTGCAAGGCCGTCTGATCACCATTTCTTTCCCCACCAGGTAACTGTTCTGGCAGGGTCAAGGGGGAAATTGCAAAATATTATCTGAACTACTCCGGGTACGcctttatttttctagttccccTCCAATCTGTC
It encodes the following:
- the Ythdf1 gene encoding YTH domain-containing family protein 1 isoform X2 encodes the protein MSATSVDPQRTKGQDNKVQNGSLHQKDAVHDNDFEPYLSGQSNPSNSYPSMSDPYLSSYYPPSIGFPYSLSEAPWSTAGDPPIPYLTTYGQLSNGDHHFMHDAVFGQPGGLGNNIYQHRFNFFPENPAFSAWGTSGSQGQQTQSSAYGSSYTYPPSSLGGTVVDGQTGFHSDSLNKAPGMNSLEQGMVGLKIGDVTTSAVKTVGSVVNSVALTGVLSGNGGTNVNMPVSKPTSWAAIASKPAKPQPKMKTKSGPIVGGALPPPPIKHNMDIGTWDNKGPAPKASAPQQTPSPQAAPQPQQVAQPLPVQPPPLVQPQYQSPQQPLQPRWVAPRNRNAAFGQSGGANSDSNSVGNAQPTSAPSVESHPVLEKLKAAHSYNPKEFDWNLKSGRVFIIKSYSEDDIHRSIKYSIWCSTEHGNKRLDGAFRSMSSKGPVYLLFSVNGSGHFCGVAEMKSPVDYGTSAGVWSQDKWKGKFDVKWIFVKDVPNNQLRHIRLENNDNKPVTNSRDTQEVPLEKAKQVLKIIASYKHTTSIFDDFSHYEKRQEEEEVVRKERQNRNKQ
- the Ythdf1 gene encoding YTH domain-containing family protein 1 isoform X1: MAGSLGLAVIKVWEIWRPGXGCVALRVAFFSDSNFVFPFPGWVVSTRISWPAAMQRTKGQDNKVQNGSLHQKDAVHDNDFEPYLSGQSNPSNSYPSMSDPYLSSYYPPSIGFPYSLSEAPWSTAGDPPIPYLTTYGQLSNGDHHFMHDAVFGQPGGLGNNIYQHRFNFFPENPAFSAWGTSGSQGQQTQSSAYGSSYTYPPSSLGGTVVDGQTGFHSDSLNKAPGMNSLEQGMVGLKIGDVTTSAVKTVGSVVNSVALTGVLSGNGGTNVNMPVSKPTSWAAIASKPAKPQPKMKTKSGPIVGGALPPPPIKHNMDIGTWDNKGPAPKASAPQQTPSPQAAPQPQQVAQPLPVQPPPLVQPQYQSPQQPLQPRWVAPRNRNAAFGQSGGANSDSNSVGNAQPTSAPSVESHPVLEKLKAAHSYNPKEFDWNLKSGRVFIIKSYSEDDIHRSIKYSIWCSTEHGNKRLDGAFRSMSSKGPVYLLFSVNGSGHFCGVAEMKSPVDYGTSAGVWSQDKWKGKFDVKWIFVKDVPNNQLRHIRLENNDNKPVTNSRDTQEVPLEKAKQVLKIIASYKHTTSIFDDFSHYEKRQEEEEVVRKERQNRNKQ